The genomic window ttgtgaTTGTGTAAATAGGATATCAAGCCAATGAGAGATCAGATTGTCAGAGTGAAGAGATACGAAAAAGTCCCACTAATCCTAGTGGGAAATAAAGTGGATCTGGAACCAGAACGAGAGGTTATGTCTGCCGAGGGCAGAGCCCTGGCTCAAGAGTGGGGCTGTCCTTTCATGGAGACATCGGCAAAAAGTAAATCAATGGTAGATGAACTTTTTGCTGAGATCGTCAGACAAATGAACTATTCGTCCCTGCCCGAGAAGCAAGATCAGTGTTGTACAACTTGCGTtgtccagtaaaaaaaaaatgataacctCAATCATGGCCATACCGAGCAGGTTAGTTGTGGAGAGAAACTGATGAGccagaaaatgttttgtttttaactgagTGAACACAAAATTTGGTCAGTGCTATTACACGTTGTTCTaccattacattttctttttagaaatgagattttttCCCATGGTACAAATGCCAATATGTAGAGGTGGGGAGCAATCTAAAAACATATAAGCCAAAACAAGTTGTTCTAAAATTGCTTGTACTTCcatctccaaaacaaacaaaaaaagatgttttatagTGTTACTATTCTTCTCTGTGTCCTTGATTGCTAGCATTCCTTTGAGATGATATGAATTGAAATAGTGTTTCTGAACATTTTTCTCCTGTGACCCCTTAATCATGTTTCTTTCCTGTTTGCTCCATGGAGTCTTACCATTTAGCTCCCTTAATTTTTTCATCTTCACCTGTGGCCCCCTTGGACTACCCTGGGGCTTAAGTGGGACAGTATATCACCTTTCTCCCACCCCCTCCCCATTTGAGAAATGTTGAGTTAAAGGACATTTCCCCCCATTTGAGTAATTTAGTATTTGCAATGCACAGGACAATATCTAATGATTTCAGAAGCTTTGggttgttttttaaattcttttctagtCCAGGATGACAAGATTCTATAATTGAAATCATCAGTTTACTAATCACCCAACTACTTGATTTAACAGGGTGATTATTTAATCAAATTCATCTGTACTTTGCACTTGAGGACTTAAGTGACCTCAGATAATGACATGACATGGTGCTCTATATACCTTGACTTCCTTATGAATATATAGTGCAAATGACAATCTGGTAAAATATCATCAACCCTGAGTTAGAGGGACAATTCCCCAGCCCAGGTAACAGTGAATTTCCCAAGTGCAATTTCCTTAAGACAAAGCCTTCAAGCCTTTGAGTGAATGgataacttaatttaatttaaaagttttttttaataaacgaCTATTTTTGAAAAGCCAGGTTCTCTAACATGGCTGAGCATTTAAAATGACATGCTTTTATTCGTCTTATGACCTTTTCATCTAGCTGGTAAGTGGGCAGATAGTCTCACGGTGACAGTGACACTTAGATGAGCAGCTAAAACAGCCAGTATCCTGCATGGCTGAGAAACCACAGCAAATTGGAGAGATCAGAGATGGAATTGATTGTTTTGAGTCAAGCCTGACCTCTAGTCCAGGAGGTTGTGCTGCAGTAGGCAACAGGCATTGCAGATTGCGGCAGGTTCCAAATCAAAGGGCTGGCACTCTTTTTGCTCCTTGGAGAAAACACGAACAGTCCTCAATTTGTCTCTGTAGACAAGATCACCTGTCAGGTAGTGTCATCTTTGAAAATGAAGAATGACAGTGGGGCCTTATTTAAAATCCTTTCACTCGTCAGCTTGTGAGCATCTCAAAAACTgactagaatttatttatttttcttttctctcgcTGTATTTTGGTACAAAGTCACTGGTCACTATCCAGAATTGGGGTCCAGTGTATGCTGGGTTGATAACATTGCCTTGTGAGGTGATTGGGTCACATGTGCTCATTTTCATAATCTCTCTTCTTAAATTGTAGGCGAGGTTCAAGTTTGAACAAGTTCTGTGTGGTGATCGCCATCTTTCCGATCAGGTTTCATTTCTGTCTTATGACTGCTTTACACTGGGAAAATGACAAGTTCTAAGTGCTTCAGATATTTCacctttatataaaattatccaGCTCTTACAGAACGTTCCTTAtttgcccccaccaccacccattAACGTTGACAGCCATAGCAAATAAACTGAATTAAGTGGATCTCATGTAGGAACTCCAGCTGTCTCAGCCCAAATGGCAAATGGATAATGtcaaaaaactatttaaaaatctttcttattCTGTTTCTGAGTTGATTTCATTTAACAACTTTGGAGACCTGAGTTACTTTTAATCCATTTGTTCATCTCATCCAAGTAGATGATTTAATAGGTGTTTCCCCAAGCTCAGGACAcgtttgcattttaatttttgttcaacaaaatggtaaaatttggaaaataatgaACATGAATACCCCtgctttataaatcatggttcaAGTTGTTTGTGTACtttctggtttggttttggtttctgtaaGCAGAATATACAATTCTAGGTATGAGCCTATCGTATGTAAGATCAGTTGACTTCTGAAAATATTCAAGGAATTGTATAACCAAGGCCTTTTCAAACAACACAGTAACTTTTTTCCTCACACCAAATATGATGAAATATGATGTGTGTGGGGATTTGTAATCAGAAgcccctaaagcaggggtctcaaactcccacgggccgtttgtggccctccatacaacattttctgGCCCTGCccaagaggaatctttttttgttttgttttgttttagttgttttgggtCAACATTGGGtcaccccccaatattcaaggcttactactgactttgcactcaaggatcaccccaactttgcctctcGAGGCCcccggtaaattgagtttgagacccttgccctAAAGTGTGTTcaccatttatttaaaacaaaaagattcaaagTTCTTTAACTAGAGAGTCATCATTGACTACTCAAGTCTGTTAGTCCTGGCCTTGATTGAGAGgcacactttgacaaaaaatgaCTGGAgaagtgtttattatttttttattttttttaagttagaagAGTACCTTGTCCACAGTGGAAATACTAAGCTTCAAATAAGTCAAGAGTACTGTGGTTGCTGTAAACTGGTTGCTCTTAGTTGAAAGGGAAAATGTGTTAATGCTTGAAGAATTGCTTCTGATAATTCCTcacatttatttctttaccaCCATTCCATCTGGGTCACCAGCCTCTTGTGCAACACCTGTTTTTCTGCCTGGTTCCCAGGATTGTTTCCTCACCTTTTGCCTTCCCACTGGCAAGTAACCTTGGTGTAAGTTGTAAAGCCAGGCCAGGTTCTTGGACGTGCCAGATTTTGTGGTCTGTTTCCTTACTGATGCCAGGAGCCTGTTTACAAGTGCATTGAAGGAGATTTTTTTGACTGGGTCCCATTGGGCAGCTTGGAACCCAGTCATTGTAGTAGTAGCCCTGTTGTTTTTCTAAACTATATCAAGGTGTATTGCTAGAACTCACAGACGGTTTGGGTGTACTATCATTGAAAAGGATGGATGTTTGTTAATAATATAGTACTAGCAAAGAATCACAGAGCTGTTGATTTCTCAATGTTCTGGGCTCCTTATCGAAGGGGCTTTCCCATGCCTGGTAGTTTGGCAGCATGTCAAACTACATGTCTAACCTACTACATGTCAGCACTGTTTAGACACACATTTTAGCTGCAGCAGAGGAAAAAGTCTAGGTATGATTATGGGGGTGTGTAAAAAACCTCACCCCCCCTTCCAAGAATTACTGGTGAAAAGAAGTGGAGAGTCAGTAGTATTTGCTTCATTTCTTAACAGAATGGATAGGATTTAAGGGGTAGCAGGAGGGGCCAAGGCAGTTTCTCAATAGGGAATTTCAAAATGGAGCAAA from Suncus etruscus isolate mSunEtr1 chromosome X, mSunEtr1.pri.cur, whole genome shotgun sequence includes these protein-coding regions:
- the RAP2C gene encoding ras-related protein Rap-2c, giving the protein MREYKVVVLGSGGVGKSALTVQFVTGTFIEKYDPTIEDFYRKEIEVDSSPSVLEILDTAGTEQFASMRDLYIKNGQGFILVYSLVNQQSFQDIKPMRDQIVRVKRYEKVPLILVGNKVDLEPEREVMSAEGRALAQEWGCPFMETSAKSKSMVDELFAEIVRQMNYSSLPEKQDQCCTTCVVQ